One Microtus ochrogaster isolate Prairie Vole_2 unplaced genomic scaffold, MicOch1.0 UNK26, whole genome shotgun sequence genomic region harbors:
- the Yipf4 gene encoding protein YIPF4 — MQPPGPPPAYAPANGDFTFVSSADAEDLSGSIAAPDVKLNLGGGGDFIKESTATTFLRQRGYGWLLEVEDEDPEDNKPLLEELDIDLKDIYYKIRCVLMPMPSLGFNRQVVRDNPDFWGPLAVVLFFSMISLYGQFRVVSWIITIWIFGSLTIFLLARVLGGEVAYGQVLGVIGYSLLPLIVIAPILLVVGSFEMVSTLIKLFGVFWAAYSAASLLVGEEFKTKKPLLIYPIFLLYIYFLSLYTGV; from the exons ATGCAGCCTCCGGGCCCGCCCCCGGCCTATGCGCCCGCCAACGGGGACTTCACCTTCGTCTCCTCGGCGGACGCGGAAG ATCTCAGTGGTTCTATAGCAGCCCCAGATGTCAAATTAAATCTCGGTGGAGGTGGAGATTTTATCAAAGAATCTACAGCTACCACATTTTTGAGACAAAGAGGGTATGGCTGGCTTCTGGAAGTTGAAGATGAGGACCCTGAAGATAACAAGCCACTTTT ggAAGAATTGGACATTGATCTAAAAGATATTTACTACAAAATCCGTTGTGTTTTGATGCCAATGCCATCGCTTGGTTTCAATAGACAAGTAGTGAGAGACAATCCTGACTTTTGGGGTCCACTGGctgttgtccttttcttttcaatgatATCATTATATGGACAGTTTAGG gtGGTCTCATGGATTATAACCATTTGGATATTTGGTTCACTGACAATTTTCTTACTGGCTAGAGTTCTTGGTGGAGAa gTTGCATATGGCCAAGTTCTTGGAGTGATAGGATATTCATTACTTCCTCTCATTGTAATAGCCCCTATACTTTTGGTGGTCGGATCTTTTGAAATGGTGTCTACACTTATAAAA ctgTTTGGTGTGTTTTGGGCTGCCTACAGTGCTGCTTCATTACTCGTGGGTGAAGAATTCAAGACCAAAAAGCCTCTCCTCATTTATCCAATCTTTttattgtacatttattttttgtccTTATATACTGGGGTGTGA